DNA from Cyanobacteriota bacterium:
AGCGTTTCGAAGATACAGGTCGCTTAAAAAGATCGCAACCATGCGGAGCGCATGTGTTGACCCTCTAAACTTTAGCGAGAGTATGTAATCGGTTCATTCAATGCATCTATAGGACCAATATAGTCCTTGCGCAAAGGATGCCCTTCCCATTTGTCTGGGTTGAGGATTCTTGTTAAATTTGGATGCTCAAGGTATTCAATACCAATCATGTCAAAAGCCTCGCGTTCTTGCCAGTCAGCAGTAGGGAAGACTGTCGTGAGTGATTGTATTTGAGGGTTTGCTCTGGGTACAGTCACTTTGATTACAACTGCTTTGGCGGTTTCCTCGTCGATACCGAGATTCTCAAGTCTATAAATAGATTGATAGCCATCTTTGACTTCAAGTGCTGTAATAAAATTCAGCAAGTTAAATTTCATGTTGCGTTTAAGATCTTTGGCTACTTGTAAAAGATCATTTGCTTCAATTGCAATCATTTCTGTACCAGACTTGTCATTGCCAAGTGCTTTGACCTTGATGCGTTTCTCTGACAGAAAGCTTGCGCATTCTCCAAGTTCTA
Protein-coding regions in this window:
- a CDS encoding NADH-quinone oxidoreductase subunit C; translation: MTEENTEELKIELGECASFLSEKRIKVKALGNDKSGTEMIAIEANDLLQVAKDLKRNMKFNLLNFITALEVKDGYQSIYRLENLGIDEETAKAVVIKVTVPRANPQIQSLTTVFPTADWQEREAFDMIGIEYLEHPNLTRILNPDKWEGHPLRKDYIGPIDALNEPITYSR